One genomic segment of Burkholderiaceae bacterium includes these proteins:
- a CDS encoding RlmE family RNA methyltransferase translates to MKLRTKSKKVNKAWLVDHINDPYVKLAQKDGYRARAAYKLQEIDETLGLIRPGQCVVDLGATPGAWSQYLRRRLSPQGAAVGELDGTIVALDILPMEPIEGVQFLQGDFREDEVLARLHAALGGRPVDVVVSDMAPNLSGVESVDAARISHLVELAVDFAGQHLRPEGALVVKLFHGSGYSQLVKLFKQRFRVVKPIKPKASRARSTETFLVGISPKQAAA, encoded by the coding sequence ATGAAGCTGCGAACCAAAAGCAAGAAGGTCAACAAGGCCTGGCTGGTCGACCACATCAACGACCCCTACGTCAAGCTGGCGCAAAAGGACGGCTACCGGGCGCGCGCGGCCTACAAGCTCCAGGAGATCGACGAGACCCTGGGCCTGATCCGGCCCGGCCAGTGCGTGGTGGACCTTGGGGCAACGCCCGGCGCCTGGAGCCAGTACCTGCGCCGGCGCCTGTCGCCGCAGGGCGCGGCGGTGGGCGAGCTGGACGGCACCATCGTCGCGCTGGACATCCTGCCCATGGAGCCGATCGAGGGCGTGCAGTTTTTGCAGGGCGACTTCCGCGAGGACGAGGTGCTGGCGCGCCTGCATGCCGCCCTGGGCGGCCGGCCGGTGGACGTGGTGGTGTCGGACATGGCGCCCAACCTGTCGGGCGTCGAGTCGGTGGACGCGGCGCGCATCAGCCACCTGGTGGAGCTGGCGGTGGACTTTGCCGGGCAGCACCTGCGTCCCGAGGGCGCGCTGGTGGTCAAGCTGTTTCATGGCAGCGGCTACAGCCAGCTGGTCAAGCTGTTCAAGCAGCGCTTTCGCGTGGTCAAGCCGATCAAGCCCAAGGCCTCGCGCGCGCGCTCGACCGAGACTTTTCTGGTGGGCATCAGCCCGAAGCAGGCCGCCGCCTGA
- a CDS encoding DUF4149 domain-containing protein, whose amino-acid sequence MRDRLPVYAAALWWGSLSVIGFMAVPLLFASLPSKALAGYAAAHLFAAQTWVSLACGLVLLLVYRQERALAPANRARIAIGFVVFGMLLALLLEYAVAPRIVARQNLRLWHSLGAALYVVQWLSAAVVLWPLAGRRGDAPA is encoded by the coding sequence ATGCGCGATCGCCTGCCCGTCTACGCCGCCGCCCTGTGGTGGGGCAGCCTTTCGGTGATCGGCTTCATGGCGGTGCCGCTGCTGTTTGCCAGCCTGCCCAGCAAGGCGCTGGCGGGCTACGCGGCCGCACATCTGTTTGCGGCGCAGACCTGGGTGTCGCTGGCCTGCGGTCTGGTGCTGCTGCTGGTTTATAGGCAGGAAAGGGCTCTGGCCCCCGCCAATCGTGCCCGAATAGCTATTGGTTTTGTAGTATTCGGCATGCTGCTGGCGCTGTTGCTGGAGTACGCCGTGGCGCCGCGCATCGTGGCGCGGCAGAACCTGCGGCTGTGGCACAGCCTGGGCGCGGCCCTGTACGTGGTGCAGTGGCTCAGCGCCGCCGTGGTGCTGTGGCCGCTGGCCGGCCGCCGAGGAGACGCGCCCGCATGA
- the greA gene encoding transcription elongation factor GreA — protein MATLPITKRGAELLKAELQRLKTKDRPEVIAAIAEARSHGDLSENAEYDAAKDRQGFIEGRIKEVEAKLAAAQVIDPASLNAGGRVVFGATVELEEQDSGEQVTYQIVGEDEADLKKGLINVGSPIGRALIGKEEGDTAEVQAPGGARHYEIIGVKYI, from the coding sequence ATGGCTACCCTTCCCATCACCAAACGCGGCGCCGAGCTGCTCAAGGCCGAGCTGCAGCGCCTGAAGACCAAGGACCGCCCCGAAGTCATCGCCGCCATCGCCGAGGCGCGCTCGCACGGCGATTTGAGCGAGAACGCCGAGTACGACGCCGCCAAGGACCGCCAGGGCTTCATCGAAGGGCGCATCAAGGAGGTGGAGGCCAAGCTGGCCGCCGCCCAGGTGATCGACCCGGCCTCGCTCAACGCCGGCGGCCGCGTGGTGTTCGGCGCCACGGTGGAGCTGGAGGAGCAGGACAGCGGGGAGCAGGTCACCTACCAGATCGTGGGCGAGGATGAGGCCGATCTGAAGAAGGGCCTGATCAACGTCGGCAGCCCGATCGGGCGCGCGCTGATCGGCAAGGAAGAGGGCGACACCGCCGAGGTGCAGGCGCCGGGCGGCGCGCGGCACTACGAGATCATCGGTGTGAAGTACATCTGA
- the carB gene encoding carbamoyl-phosphate synthase large subunit, whose amino-acid sequence MPKRNDLKTILIIGAGPIVIGQACEFDYSGVQACKALREEGYRVVLINSNPATIMTDPATADVTYIEPITWQTVEKIIAKERQHSSEGFAILPTMGGQTALNCALDLWRHGVLAKYNVELIGARPEAIDKAEDRLKFKEAMTRIGLESARSGIAHSMDEAWAVQKKVGFPTVIRPSFTLGGTGGGIAYNPEEFETICKRGLEASPTNELLIEESLLGWKEYEMEVVRDPADNCIIVCSIENLDPMGVHTGDSITVAPAQTLTDKEYQLMRNASIAILREIGVDTGGSNVQFSVNPANGRMIVIEMNPRVSRSSALASKATGFPIAKVAAKLAVGYTLDELRNEVTGGATPASFEPTIDYVVTKIPRFAFEKFPAANNRLTTQMKSVGEVMAIGRTFQESFQKALRGLEVGVDGMNEKTQDRELLEKELGEPGPERIWYVGDAFAAGWSLAEVQQITKIDPWFLVQIEEIVKIELELDAHTARHGAKALAMLSKEELLTLKRKGFSDRRLAKLLKTTDQAVREARRAQGVRPVYKRVDTCAAEFPTNTAYMYSSYESECEAAPTNKKKIMVLGGGPNRIGQGIEFDYCCVHAALAMREDGYETIMVNCNPETVSTDYDTSDRLYFEPLTLEDVLEIVDKEKPTGVIVQYGGQTPLKLALDLEAAGVPIIGTSPDMIDAAEDRERFQHLLQQLGLRQPPNATARTEAEALEKATALGYPLVVRPSYVLGGRAMEIVHEQQGLERYMREAVKVSNDSPVLLDRFLSDAIECDVDAVRDSDGKVYIGGVMEHIEQAGVHSGDSACSLPPYYLKAATVAELKRQTAAMAEGLQVVGLMNVQFAIQEKPLEGGGTQDVIYVLEVNPRASRTVPFVSKATGVQLAKVAARCMVGQTLGTQGVGAEVTPPYFSVKEAVFPFVKFPGVDTILGPEMKSTGEVMGVGKTFGEAYIKAEIGAGERLPRPLKADGTPAGKVFLTVKNHDKPQAVQIARDLVAMGFALVATRGTAAAIQAAGIACETVNKVTEGRPHVVDMIKNGDISLVINTVEERRNAIADSRAIRTSALAARVPTITTIFGAEAAVVGMKSMDQLGVISVQEMHAQLA is encoded by the coding sequence ATGCCTAAACGCAACGACCTCAAGACCATCCTCATCATCGGCGCCGGCCCCATCGTCATCGGCCAGGCCTGCGAATTCGACTACTCCGGCGTGCAGGCCTGCAAGGCGCTGCGCGAGGAGGGCTACCGCGTGGTGCTGATCAACAGCAACCCCGCCACCATCATGACCGACCCGGCCACGGCCGACGTCACCTACATCGAGCCCATCACCTGGCAGACGGTCGAGAAGATCATCGCCAAGGAGCGGCAGCACAGCAGCGAGGGCTTCGCCATCCTGCCCACCATGGGCGGGCAGACGGCGCTGAACTGCGCGCTCGATTTGTGGCGCCACGGCGTGCTGGCCAAGTACAACGTCGAGCTGATCGGCGCGCGCCCCGAGGCGATCGACAAGGCCGAGGACCGCCTGAAGTTCAAGGAGGCGATGACGCGCATCGGGCTCGAGTCCGCGCGCTCCGGCATCGCGCACAGCATGGACGAGGCCTGGGCGGTGCAGAAGAAGGTGGGCTTTCCCACCGTGATCCGCCCCAGCTTCACCCTGGGCGGCACGGGCGGCGGCATTGCCTACAACCCGGAGGAGTTCGAGACCATCTGCAAGCGCGGCCTGGAGGCCTCGCCGACCAACGAGCTGCTGATCGAGGAGTCGCTGCTGGGTTGGAAAGAGTACGAGATGGAGGTGGTGCGCGATCCGGCCGACAACTGCATCATCGTCTGCTCGATCGAGAACCTCGACCCCATGGGGGTGCACACCGGCGACTCGATCACCGTGGCCCCCGCGCAGACGCTGACCGACAAGGAATACCAGCTGATGCGCAACGCCAGCATCGCCATCCTGCGCGAGATCGGCGTGGACACCGGCGGCTCCAACGTGCAGTTCTCGGTCAACCCGGCCAACGGCCGCATGATCGTGATCGAGATGAACCCGCGCGTCAGCCGCTCGTCGGCGCTGGCCTCCAAGGCCACGGGTTTTCCGATCGCCAAGGTGGCCGCCAAGCTGGCCGTGGGCTACACGCTGGACGAGCTGCGCAACGAGGTCACGGGCGGCGCCACGCCGGCCTCGTTCGAGCCGACCATCGACTACGTGGTCACCAAGATCCCGCGCTTCGCGTTCGAGAAGTTTCCCGCCGCCAACAACCGCCTGACCACGCAGATGAAGAGCGTGGGCGAGGTCATGGCCATCGGCCGCACGTTCCAGGAGTCGTTCCAGAAGGCGCTGCGCGGCCTGGAGGTGGGCGTCGACGGCATGAACGAGAAGACGCAGGACCGCGAGCTGCTTGAAAAGGAGCTGGGCGAGCCCGGCCCCGAGCGCATCTGGTACGTGGGCGACGCCTTCGCCGCCGGCTGGTCGCTGGCCGAGGTGCAGCAGATCACCAAGATCGACCCCTGGTTCCTGGTGCAGATCGAGGAGATCGTCAAGATCGAGCTGGAGCTGGACGCGCACACCGCGCGGCACGGCGCAAAGGCGCTGGCCATGCTCTCGAAGGAGGAGCTGCTGACGCTCAAGCGCAAGGGCTTTTCCGACCGCCGCCTGGCCAAGCTGCTCAAGACCACGGACCAGGCCGTGCGCGAGGCGCGCCGCGCCCAGGGCGTGCGCCCGGTCTACAAGCGGGTGGACACCTGCGCGGCCGAGTTCCCCACCAACACCGCCTACATGTACTCGAGCTACGAGAGCGAGTGCGAGGCCGCGCCGACGAACAAGAAGAAGATCATGGTGCTGGGCGGCGGGCCCAACCGCATTGGCCAGGGCATCGAGTTCGACTACTGCTGCGTGCACGCGGCCCTGGCAATGCGCGAGGATGGCTACGAGACCATCATGGTCAACTGCAACCCCGAGACCGTCTCGACCGACTACGACACGTCCGACCGCCTGTACTTCGAGCCGCTGACGCTCGAGGACGTGCTGGAGATCGTGGACAAGGAAAAGCCCACCGGCGTGATCGTGCAGTACGGCGGGCAGACGCCGCTCAAGCTGGCGCTCGACCTGGAGGCCGCGGGCGTGCCCATCATCGGCACCAGCCCCGACATGATCGACGCGGCCGAGGACCGCGAGCGCTTCCAGCACCTGCTGCAGCAGCTCGGCCTGCGCCAGCCGCCCAACGCGACCGCCCGCACCGAGGCCGAGGCACTCGAAAAGGCCACCGCGCTGGGCTACCCGCTGGTGGTGCGCCCCAGCTACGTGCTGGGCGGGCGCGCGATGGAGATCGTGCACGAGCAGCAGGGCCTGGAGCGCTACATGCGCGAGGCCGTCAAGGTGAGCAACGACTCGCCCGTGCTGCTCGACCGCTTCCTGTCCGACGCCATCGAATGCGACGTGGACGCCGTGCGCGACAGCGACGGCAAGGTCTACATCGGCGGCGTGATGGAGCACATCGAGCAGGCCGGCGTGCACTCGGGCGACTCGGCCTGCTCGCTGCCGCCCTACTACCTCAAGGCCGCCACCGTGGCCGAGCTCAAGCGCCAGACCGCGGCGATGGCCGAGGGCCTGCAGGTCGTGGGCCTGATGAACGTGCAGTTCGCCATCCAGGAGAAACCGCTGGAAGGCGGCGGCACGCAGGACGTGATCTACGTGCTGGAAGTCAACCCGCGCGCCAGCCGCACCGTGCCCTTCGTCAGCAAGGCCACCGGCGTGCAGCTGGCCAAGGTGGCCGCGCGCTGCATGGTGGGCCAGACGCTGGGCACGCAGGGCGTGGGCGCCGAGGTCACGCCGCCGTACTTCAGCGTCAAGGAGGCGGTGTTCCCCTTCGTCAAGTTCCCCGGCGTGGACACCATCCTCGGCCCCGAGATGAAGTCCACCGGCGAGGTCATGGGCGTGGGCAAGACCTTCGGCGAGGCCTACATCAAGGCCGAGATCGGCGCCGGCGAGCGCCTGCCGCGGCCCCTGAAGGCCGACGGCACGCCGGCCGGCAAGGTGTTTTTGACGGTCAAGAACCACGACAAGCCGCAGGCCGTGCAGATCGCGCGCGACCTGGTGGCCATGGGTTTTGCCCTGGTGGCCACACGCGGCACGGCCGCCGCCATCCAGGCCGCCGGCATCGCCTGCGAGACCGTCAACAAGGTGACCGAAGGCCGCCCGCACGTGGTCGACATGATCAAGAACGGCGACATCTCGCTGGTCATCAACACCGTCGAAGAGCGGCGCAACGCCATCGCCGACAGCCGGGCGATCCGCACCAGCGCCCTGGCCGCGCGCGTGCCCACCATCACCACCATCTTCGGCGCCGAGGCCGCGGTGGTGGGCATGAAGAGCATGGACCAGCTGGGCGTCATTTCCGTGCAGGAGATGCACGCGCAGTTGGCATAA
- a CDS encoding YhbY family RNA-binding protein codes for MPQIQLTPAERKAHRAEAHHLDPVVMIGGDGLTPAVRKEADLALNAHGLIKIRVLGDDRAAREAIFQQLADELNAAPIQHIGKLLVLWRPKPPKEQAEHEERRAGPKDVKVLKYSKRGGQRPEVRVVRVLGNQRLTPGGKLKKAPVKQKSVKKTRHD; via the coding sequence ATGCCCCAAATCCAACTCACGCCCGCCGAGCGCAAGGCGCACCGCGCCGAGGCGCACCACCTCGACCCCGTCGTCATGATCGGGGGCGACGGCCTGACGCCCGCCGTGCGCAAGGAGGCCGACCTGGCGCTGAACGCCCACGGCCTGATCAAGATCCGCGTGCTGGGCGACGACCGCGCCGCGCGCGAGGCCATCTTTCAGCAACTGGCGGACGAGCTGAACGCCGCGCCCATCCAGCACATCGGCAAGCTGCTGGTGCTGTGGCGCCCCAAGCCGCCCAAGGAGCAGGCCGAGCACGAGGAGCGCCGCGCCGGCCCCAAGGACGTGAAGGTGCTCAAGTACAGCAAGCGCGGCGGCCAGCGCCCCGAGGTGCGCGTGGTGCGCGTGCTGGGCAACCAGCGCCTGACGCCGGGCGGCAAGCTCAAGAAGGCGCCGGTCAAGCAGAAGTCGGTCAAGAAGACCCGGCACGATTGA
- a CDS encoding Kdo hydroxylase family protein, which translates to MNSPIVEIDAADWHVAGRPEWTAAVEAGRVLYFPRLGFAVLPAERALLRADMLSPKARNVSLGADGVLKGAGGSAAEQAQLTVMVARFRQQALQLVDGLLPEYRGLLRAAPTSFRPRQVETRKQSVRADDQRLHVDAFPSRPNYGERILRVFANVNPAGVPRVWRVGDSFEAVARQFLPRAKPYRLWQAQALNALHVTKSLRSEYDHLMLQLHDGMKFDEDYQRNGAQLTVPFAAGSVWVCYSDQATHAVMSGQFMMEQTLYLPPGREADPQASPLAILTRLVGRPLVGVGAGVAR; encoded by the coding sequence ATGAACTCGCCCATCGTCGAGATCGACGCCGCCGACTGGCACGTGGCCGGCCGCCCCGAATGGACCGCCGCGGTCGAGGCCGGCCGGGTGCTGTACTTTCCGCGCCTGGGCTTTGCCGTGCTGCCTGCCGAGCGCGCGCTGCTGCGCGCCGACATGCTCTCGCCCAAGGCGCGCAACGTCAGCCTGGGGGCGGACGGGGTGCTCAAGGGCGCCGGCGGCAGCGCCGCGGAGCAGGCGCAGCTGACGGTCATGGTGGCGCGCTTTCGCCAGCAGGCGCTGCAGCTCGTCGATGGCCTGCTGCCCGAATACAGGGGCCTGCTGCGCGCCGCGCCCACCAGCTTTCGCCCGCGCCAGGTCGAGACGCGCAAGCAGTCGGTGCGCGCCGACGACCAGCGCCTGCACGTGGACGCCTTCCCCTCCCGGCCCAACTACGGCGAGCGCATCCTGCGCGTGTTCGCCAACGTCAACCCCGCGGGCGTGCCGCGCGTGTGGCGCGTGGGCGATTCGTTCGAGGCGGTGGCGCGGCAGTTTTTGCCGCGCGCCAAGCCCTATCGCCTGTGGCAGGCCCAAGCCTTGAACGCGCTGCACGTCACCAAGTCGCTGCGCAGCGAGTACGACCACCTGATGCTGCAGCTGCACGACGGCATGAAGTTCGACGAGGACTACCAGAGGAACGGCGCGCAGCTCACCGTGCCCTTTGCCGCCGGCAGCGTGTGGGTGTGCTACTCCGACCAGGCCACGCACGCGGTGATGAGCGGCCAGTTCATGATGGAGCAGACCCTGTACCTGCCGCCGGGGCGCGAGGCCGACCCGCAGGCCAGCCCGCTGGCCATCCTCACGCGGCTGGTGGGACGGCCGCTGGTGGGGGTGGGCGCCGGCGTGGCGCGCTGA
- a CDS encoding glycosyltransferase — MKWGTKYGPEYVNRLYGMVRRHLQGDFHFVCLTDDGRGVRPEVQCLPIPPLNLQLKPGQRDGAWKKLTTFEADLHGLKGTALFLDLDVVIVGALDDFFTQPGDFLIIHDYPRFWRFGERIVGNSSVYRFELGAHADVLAYFRGHMDEVPKRYRNEQEFLSHFLHRQGKLAYWPAGWCPSFKYHCIPAWPSNYWREPVPPEGARVVIFHGEVNPHDALAGRRNRRWRHIQPARWVGEAWGD; from the coding sequence ATGAAATGGGGCACCAAGTACGGCCCCGAGTACGTCAACCGCCTGTACGGCATGGTGCGCCGCCACCTGCAGGGCGACTTCCACTTCGTGTGCCTGACCGACGACGGCCGCGGCGTGCGGCCCGAGGTGCAGTGCCTGCCGATTCCGCCGCTGAACCTGCAGCTCAAGCCCGGCCAGCGCGACGGCGCCTGGAAGAAACTGACCACCTTCGAGGCCGACCTGCACGGCCTCAAAGGCACGGCGCTGTTCCTGGACCTGGACGTGGTCATCGTCGGCGCGCTGGACGACTTTTTCACCCAGCCGGGCGACTTCCTCATCATCCACGACTACCCGCGCTTCTGGCGCTTCGGCGAGCGCATCGTCGGCAACTCGTCGGTGTACCGCTTCGAGCTGGGTGCGCACGCCGACGTGCTGGCGTACTTTCGCGGCCACATGGACGAGGTGCCCAAGCGGTACCGCAACGAGCAGGAGTTCCTCTCGCACTTCCTGCACCGCCAGGGCAAGCTGGCGTACTGGCCCGCCGGCTGGTGCCCCAGCTTCAAGTACCACTGCATTCCCGCCTGGCCCAGCAACTACTGGCGCGAGCCGGTGCCGCCCGAAGGCGCGCGCGTCGTGATCTTTCACGGCGAGGTCAACCCGCACGACGCGCTGGCCGGCCGGCGCAACCGGCGCTGGCGCCACATCCAGCCGGCGCGCTGGGTGGGCGAGGCCTGGGGCGATTGA